From the Streptomyces nodosus genome, the window CATGGTCACCGACGACCTTGGCGTCCGCCACCCGGCAGGCGGCGAACGCCACGATGTCCTCGCCGAGGCGGGGGAGTCCGGCGCTGCCGACCGGTTGCCAGGGCACCCGCTCGAAATGGCTCAGTGAGGAGTCGGCGAACAGGCGGGCGACCGGGCTCGCGCCGACGCCGAGCAGATTCACCCCGAAGTAGCCATGGGCGCACAACGCGCCGAGCGTCTTGCTGGTGACCGACAGACAGACGGACAGAACGGGCGGACGCAGGCTGACGCTCGAGAGGGAGGAGCAAGTCATACCGCGCGGCCGGCCGTCCTCGTCGACGGTGGTGACCACGGACACGCCGGTCGGGAAGGAGCTCATGAACGCGCGGTACGCCTCGGCGTCGACCGGACTCGGCTCCATATCCATCCCCTTCGTAGCTCCAGCCCGTCCCGCTCCGGGATCAGCGGCCCTGCTCGCGTTCCCGCCATGCCTGCCTGAGCCGGTCGAGATGGTCCAGGCCGGACAGCACCTCGTCGGGCTCCACCCCGAAGTCGATCAGGCAGGCGATCTCGTCCACCCCGATCTCGTGGAGCGCCTCGCACATCCGCAGACCGTCCTCGACCGTGCCGAACAGGCCGCTGGTGTCGAAATAGCGGTCGAACGCCTGACCGACCAGGAAGTCGATGTCCGCCGGGCTCATCTTGTTGAGATCCAGCGCGACCGCGTTCGCGCCCGCCGCCTTGGCGGCATGGATGACCAGGTCGAAGGAGCTGGCCAGATACTTGCTGAACGGCTCGCGGACCGTCTGCCGCACCTTCTCCCGGTCCGTGCCGATGAAGGTGTGCAGCATGAGCGCGACATGTCCGTCGCCCTCGGTCTCGTCGTGGTGGTCGCGGAAGGCCTGCCGGTATTCGCCGATCCGCTTCTCCAGCACATCGATGCCCTGACCCAGCAGATGGGTCAGCACACCGGCGCCCATCTCGCCGGCTTCGCGGAAGGTCTGCGGATTGCCCGCGCTGGTCAGCCAGACCGGCAGTTCCGGCTGCACCGGCGGTGGGAAGACCGTCAAGGTGACGGTCTCACCCGCGCCGTCGACGAAGGTCGCGGGCTCCTGCCGCCAGAGGCCCCGGATCGCCTCGATCGAGTCGACCAGTCCTGATCTGCGGGTCGGATAGCCCTCCGGGCGCAGTACGAAGTCGGCGGCGTGCCAACCGGAGGCGAAGGCGATGCCCACCCTCCCCTTGGAGAGGTTGTCGACGACGGACCACTCCTCGGCGATGCGCACCGGGTGGTGCAGCGGGGCCACCACACTGCCGGCCCGCACCGCGACTTTCTCGGTGACCGCGGCCACCGCGGCGCCGGTCACCGCCGGATTCGGATACAGGCCGCCGAACGCATGGAAGTGGCGTTCAGGGGTCCACACCGATGCGAAATCGTGGGTGTCGGCGAACTTGGCTCCCTCGATCAGCAGTCGATATCTGTCGCCGGCGTCCTCGTTGTCGTTCGCGAAGTAGAAAAGGCCGAAATCCATGGCGCCTCCAGCCATCAGCGCGTGCGGTCGGTGGCCGAGCGAAATACCGAGTAGAGCCGGATTCTGTCAGCCTGTCGCACGCAGCTTAGTCAAGATGAAAATCCGCTCCGGACCAGTTAGAAAACTCTGTGGCCGGGCTTGAAATATGGTGTCGTGGACCGTAGGCGGCGGTTTCACCGCAGGAGTCCGGCGCGGCCGTGGGCCCGCACCGCGGCCGGAACGGCGAGAGCGATGAGCAGCACACAGAAACCGATCGCGAGCGGCGCCGCATGACGGTCGGGGAAGCCCGCGGCGACCATGGTGTCCTGATGGCCCAGCAGATCCCGCACCGCGCTGTTCACCGCGGTCACCGGATTCCAGCCGACCAGTTCACGCAGCCAGCCGGGCAGGCCGTCCGGCGGTACGAACGCATTGGACAGGAACGTCACCGGCAGCAGGCACACCGGTACGACCGAGGTGACCGCCTCGGCGTTGCGGACGGTGAGACCCAGCAGGATCCCCAGGCACGAACATCCCATGGCCAGCAGCAGTTCCAGGCCCACCGCGGCCAGCGCCGCCGTCGGCCGCAGGCCGTCGGCCCAGCCCGCGGCCCAGGCGGCGGGCACCACACCGGCCATCGCCGCCACCACGGGCAGCGAGTCCACCACGATCCGTCCGAGCAGGATCGCCGTACGGTCGACCGGAAGCGAGCGGAGCCGGTCGAACATGCCGTCCTGAAGGTCGTCGACCACGCCCAGCGCGGACACCGCGGTCGTCGAGACGGCGATCGAGGTGACCACGCCCGCCGACACAAAGGCACCGTAGGGCCCTCCACCGGGGACCCGCATGCTGCCGCCGAACAGGATCCCGAGGCCGAGCACCATCGCGACCGGCATCACGGTGAACCCGATCAGCTTCTCCGGCAGCCGCAGCAGATGCCGAAGATGCCGGCCGGCTATCGCCCGTACGTCGCCGAGGAACTCCGCCATGTCGCCGAGGGCCGGTCAGGCGTGCCCGGCGAGCAGGATCCGGTGCATCGGGGTGTCCAGCACCGCGACCCGCCGCAGACCCGCCGAGGCCAGCCAGCGGTCGTAGTCGTCCAGCAGGAAGGCGTCGCCGCCGCCGGTCGCCAGCATGGACGCGGCGAACAGCATCGCGAACCGGTCCTGGATCGACTTGGCGTCCTTCTCGTCGGTGACCAGATGGTCGGCGATGCAGACCAGACCGTCCTTCGACAGCGCCTCCTTGGACCTGCGCAGCAGCTCCTGCGCCGACTCGGGGGTCTGGAGATGGAAGATGTTGACGAAGACCAGCAGATCGTGGTCGGAGCCCCAGCTCTCGGTCCAGAAGTCGCGCACCTGGACGTCGAACCGGTCGGCGACACCGAGCCGTTCGGCCTGCGCCCTGGCGATCGGGGCGATGTTCGGGGCCTCCAGGCCGGTGGCCCGCCACCCGGGGAACGCCCGCAGCAGCAGCTGGCTGTACAGGCCGGTGCCGCAGCCGATGTCCAGCACGGAGGCCGGTCGGTCCGTGGGCCACTCCAGCGTCTCGAAGCCGCCGCGCAGCGCCTCCACGATCGGCGGCGCCCAGAAGTTGATGCCGCGCACCAGGGACTCGTAGTTGTGCTCGGTGATCTGGTTCAGCTGGAGACTGCCGGTCTCGTCGCGGTTGTCGCGGCGCACCGCGTCGGCCAGGTTGCGCCAGGAGTGCCAGGCCAGCTGCCGGTCGTACTCGATCTTGCCGACCAGGCTGAACAGCCC encodes:
- a CDS encoding ABC transporter permease, which encodes MAEFLGDVRAIAGRHLRHLLRLPEKLIGFTVMPVAMVLGLGILFGGSMRVPGGGPYGAFVSAGVVTSIAVSTTAVSALGVVDDLQDGMFDRLRSLPVDRTAILLGRIVVDSLPVVAAMAGVVPAAWAAGWADGLRPTAALAAVGLELLLAMGCSCLGILLGLTVRNAEAVTSVVPVCLLPVTFLSNAFVPPDGLPGWLRELVGWNPVTAVNSAVRDLLGHQDTMVAAGFPDRHAAPLAIGFCVLLIALAVPAAVRAHGRAGLLR
- a CDS encoding class I SAM-dependent methyltransferase is translated as MTPGVTTPADFETDDTPAPELNIRPLVDNALLPDWRGAGKVVHSAHRIYEHLISLWAPGVIEAAHDLGVFAELSTGPKTSDQLATACDAEQRAMRVLMDGLYAYDIVDRIPADAGPALYRMSEEMHECLLPGGLFSLVGKIEYDRQLAWHSWRNLADAVRRDNRDETGSLQLNQITEHNYESLVRGINFWAPPIVEALRGGFETLEWPTDRPASVLDIGCGTGLYSQLLLRAFPGWRATGLEAPNIAPIARAQAERLGVADRFDVQVRDFWTESWGSDHDLLVFVNIFHLQTPESAQELLRRSKEALSKDGLVCIADHLVTDEKDAKSIQDRFAMLFAASMLATGGGDAFLLDDYDRWLASAGLRRVAVLDTPMHRILLAGHA
- a CDS encoding MupA/Atu3671 family FMN-dependent luciferase-like monooxygenase, whose product is MDFGLFYFANDNEDAGDRYRLLIEGAKFADTHDFASVWTPERHFHAFGGLYPNPAVTGAAVAAVTEKVAVRAGSVVAPLHHPVRIAEEWSVVDNLSKGRVGIAFASGWHAADFVLRPEGYPTRRSGLVDSIEAIRGLWRQEPATFVDGAGETVTLTVFPPPVQPELPVWLTSAGNPQTFREAGEMGAGVLTHLLGQGIDVLEKRIGEYRQAFRDHHDETEGDGHVALMLHTFIGTDREKVRQTVREPFSKYLASSFDLVIHAAKAAGANAVALDLNKMSPADIDFLVGQAFDRYFDTSGLFGTVEDGLRMCEALHEIGVDEIACLIDFGVEPDEVLSGLDHLDRLRQAWREREQGR
- a CDS encoding flavin reductase family protein, translating into MEPSPVDAEAYRAFMSSFPTGVSVVTTVDEDGRPRGMTCSSLSSVSLRPPVLSVCLSVTSKTLGALCAHGYFGVNLLGVGASPVARLFADSSLSHFERVPWQPVGSAGLPRLGEDIVAFAACRVADAKVVGDHVVVFGEVFGTDCAVGAPLLYGRRQFVGWPEPAADPV